The DNA region taaCAAAATAATGGGGGGAAAGCAGAAAGTCTATAAAGTATATAatggttaagtctatatttttggacagtaatgttgatccatgATCAACAAAAGCTATTGATCCAGGAATATGTCTTACCTGGCAAAATCATGGTTACCATATAGTATCCATGTCAAATTCCAAATCAATTGTTAATTTCCACATATGTATTTGGTTAAGTAGCTGTAgcatgtgttcaaaaaaaaaaaaaaaaaaaaaaacttactcactcgctcactcactcactcactcactcactcactcactcactcactcactcactcactctctttccctccctcGTTCTCTTTTCAAATGTGTATATAAACTGCTCAATTTACTTCTGGAGCTAAACTGACTAGGAAATTGCCTAATAAGGtgatttttatacatttagattTAAGTCATAATAACTTGTGTTGCCAGGTGACACATGAAAAAATCTTTGGGATATCAACTTCATGTTTTTTGGACTTTGGACTGTCATTGATATTTTACAACTGCAAAAGGACATTGAGCTCTACAATGATTCAAAATAGCACCCAAGACAGATATATGGAAGGTGTTATCATAAGTTTCATCTTTGTTCTTTTTGGGATCATAATTAATTCCATCAATGGAGTGCTTGTGTTTACATTCATTAGGAGTTCAGTTTTCTACAGTGATCcaagatatattttatatattcacttGGTTATTAATGATTCGCTCATggtttttttcagtgtaactCTTTCTGTAATGAGTTATGCATGGCCGAGGGTTCCTTTCCCATTCTGTGTCACCCTGCTAATAGTAGCTGCAACTACTTATAACAACACTCCTCTGACTTTGGCTGGTATGGCTGTTGAGCGTTACATTGCCATCTGCAAACCATTGCATCACCATCAGATCTGCACAGTGCGCAGGACATACATCCTCATCTCTCTGATTTGGTGTGTCAGTGTTTTACCTGGATTGATTGACTTGATTATCATAGTAATTTTTCGTACTTTATCTGTCTTTAATACAAACACCTTTTGTAGTTCAACAAGTGTGTATAACACACCCTACAGTGAAGAACTGAGCAAAGTAAAGAATAGTCTGTACTTATCTGTTGTGTGGGTAATCCTTGTATTCACATATTGCCAAGTGCTGATTGCGGCCAGAAGGGCCTCCGCTGATAAATCCTCAGCAAAAAAGGCCCAAAGCACAATCCTGTTACATGGAGCACAGCTTCTGCTCTGTATGTTGTCCTACATTACTGGTATCATAGACAAGATTTTTGCTCAACTTTCACTAGATGATTTGAAAAAAGTGACCATTCCTAATTACTTTATAACAAACTTATTACCACGACTGCTTACCCCGCTGATTTATGGTGTTCGAGATAAACTTTTTTATAATCAAATGAAAAGACTTTTTGCATGTAAATTACTTATTGTAAAGGTCAATTCAACCAAACAGTGAGAAAAAAAGGCTTCTAATCTTGctgataatgtatttttatttattttattaatttttttactctcTGCTAAAAACCAATCTAACTTTAGTAAGTTAGACATCTTTGGTAATGCTTACATATTTATTGTGAAATCATAaagtataatttgttttttaaaaagaatgtatggcataatataatatagcatatatatatatatatatatatatatatatatatatatatatatatatatatatatatatatatattaaatttagcaAATTCTTAATGCAAGTGTATTGCTCTTCGATGATAAATGATTTGAAACACTTAATGCAAATATGCAAACTTGAGGTTATGGCATAATTCCTAAAGCTTGACTGCTAGAGTATGGTGCTAGAAATGTCATCACAGATAATAACAAATGTAAatcttgaatgcactgtaatttaCTTTGCATAAAAGTGTATGTCAAGTGAatgcatatacagtaaataaaaagacAGCATGCAGGCCTTTCACAAATGGACAAAATTCAGATGAGCATATAAACTACTGATTTATGccttgaataaaaacatttttcattttgtttttatattcctCATAGCATATGCTTATTAACATGCTAAATGTTTCTCCTTTTAACTTCAATATCAgattaaataaaaggaaaaatcttAAGGATAAAAATCACATGTATTTCAGCTTGATAAAGCTGATCAGCCATCAAGATATTTGGAAGTAAAGCAACTATAGACAACAACTACATTCAAAAGTCATTCttcccaaaaaacaaaacaaagaatttCACATCAGTGCACAAGCACAATGAACTATTCTGTGCAACTCTATACTCTACAAGAAAGATATCCAGATTATTTTGCAAAACAAGTTAACCTTAATTTCTCTTGCGGTCATACTTGTCTCCATCAATGGAGTGTTTGTATACATATTCTTTAGGAGTTCAATTTTCTACAATgatccaatatatatattatatatttggttACCGATGATCAATGAATGTTTATCTATAAATCTTTTTGTGATTAGTTTTGCATGGCCAAATGTACTGTTCCTGTTCTGTGCCACCCTGCTATTAGTAGCTGCAACTGCTCATAAGAACACTCCTCTGACTTTGGCCGGTATGGATTCAAACTGGATGGATGTATAAGTAAGTTTTAggagttttgcagaaatgtagagacacatatttccaatgagcctatgTGACACTAATTGTCAGGGAACACAAATACTAATAAATGCAACCCTGGGAAATTTTGCCTCTATGTATTTTTTTGCTAAATCTAATTTTTGAAATGACCAGTggtgacattaaaacacagacaacatttattatttttttcacacaaactGTGATTATGGGGGCAGATTTGATAATTAAAAACTTTGATCACAGTGAgatttgtaaacaaatacattgaCAATTTTATCTCACTAACAGCTGACTAACAACAATGGATTTTCTGACGAAGTAAACGTATTTGGTAACACTTGGTAAACTGCGATTGCGACATGTATCGTAAGTTGCGTGAATCATTAACTATAATAAATAAGACTTTAAAAGCAAGATAAAATGGCATAGTTTtagaaaatgtgtgtgtctgctaatgttaatgttaacaataACCTTTTTAACTCCACTCACCAGACATTTCAACCAGCAAGGGTTTAAAATGAACACCTGCCAACCCAATAAATGCAGGTGATAGTGTCACgatgtctggtctgtgttttcccggatgtccactagtggtctcacttccccataggcacctcatctcaggcactacaattcccacaaggccttgtcccttcatcacagtaattgcacgcctgttaattgcactcaggtccCTTCACTTTCATAGGCATTATCCTGCTAATttaaaccggtctgtttctgtttgtgttaAGGAGTCTTTATtctccgtcacccagtttccttgCGTTCCTTGTGTGCttgtttcctgtttcctgtttgtttgtttttggactgatgtttgaTTATGGCCCCTGCTTGTTTTGATTCTGATTTTGAATTACCCAATAAAACTCAtactgctcttggatctctcgtctcctgtgttccagtcattacagaaggactccatcatgtctATATCCAGTGGTGTGGGACTTCGTATCCATTCCCCAGCCAGTATGGAGGAGCGAAGGGCGAGATTCCtcaaattaaccaccctccgtcAAGAGGGGAATGAGGTGGGTGGTTTGGCACGAGTATTCTGGACCCTGGCCGTAGGAATGGGATACAATGATGCAGCAACATCAGTCtcagtgggataccccagccacacctgtctctccaggtgggatggccgactctagaccggggtctacagacaggaagaccgccagcccagcaccactgcacaatatgGCAGCCGGTCCAGTGcctctgcacaagatgacagccacTGTTAACCcttcagagtcaagtcaggttcccgttgaccctccagagtcgaatcaGATTCAAAGTCACCAGtattcttcatgggcaaagtcaagtcaccagtgttcttcatgggcaaagtcaagtcaccagtgttcttcatgggcaaagtctattcaccagtgttcttcatgggcaaaggcaagtcacagactatcttcatgggcaaaggcaagtcaccgttgatcttcatgagcagagtcaggtcaccaatgatcttcatgagcagagtcaagtcaccattgatcttcctgaatccagtcaaaacaccacggatctaccagagtctctccatgtctctgctgaacaaccatagtctctccacgtctccgctaaactaccagagcctctccacgtctccgctgaactaccagagcctctccacgtcttcgctgaactaccagagcttctCCACATCTCCGCttaactaccagagcctctccacgtcttcgctgaactaccagagcctctccacgtcttcgctgaactaccagagcctctccacgtctccgctgaactaccagagcctctccacgtcttcgctgaactaccagagcctctccacgtctccgctgaactaccagagcctctccacgtcttcgctgaactaccagagcttctCCACATCTCCGCttaactaccagagcctctccatgtctccgctgaactaccagagcctctccacgtctccgctgaactaccagagcctcttctcATCTCTGCGAAACTACCGGAGCCTCTCCTCGTCTCAGCCAAACTCTCTGAGTGCTCGACTTATCCagtcgtggccacggaggccacctttaacctgttcatgttctctttttcagacttgcttaaccagacttgctctcctgtgtcatcgatcccactgtggtggtcttctgcgccgctcTGGTGGGCTCCGGTCTCGaccgcatggctgtggtggtcttctgcgccgctcTGGTGGGCTTCAGTCTCGACCACACTACGGTGGTCTTCTGCGCCCGCCCTAGTGGGCTTCGGTCTCGACCAcctggctgtggtggtcttctgcgccgctctgttgggcttctgtctcaatcgcatggttgtggtggtcttctgcactgccctggtgggtttctgtcTCGACCCcatggctccagttccaccttgctccaccctggattcctgctCTGTTGGCTTGGCCCTGGGCCCCTGAATGCAGCAAGTGTATGTGAGCTTATATTCCGCCGGTTCATTTGTAGCCTATGCATCTAACATCCGAACCACGCAGCTGATTTTGTCATTCAAAAAGAGTTGTTATAGTCTCcttttttcagtgaaaaaaaaatgtagttgacAAAAAATGATGATAAGAATTATTTGTCAACGAAATTAATGCTGGTGAACTAGTGTTGCACAATGAACAAGAAGCACCATGTCTGCTTACACTACTCAGCATCTGTCAGTGTTGTCCATCTACAACTCTGGAGGCTGTTCAAAATCCTGCTGCACCACTCTTTGTCCATTAAATTAGCTCtttgtgcataaagaagatctgtaaagttgcaaagactaaagtctcaaatccaaagatatattctttataaaagttaagacttgtccacaccgtcctaaaacaccttgtttaaacatgccaccacatgtctatgtcactgtgtgggaagatttgcagaACTTTTAttctgtagtattgttgttgctgccAGAGTCATGTTGttgagacactgtgtgtttcattgtgaaagttaAACTATTTTGTTTAGCCTTCCAAAAGGGGTAGATACCAGGTAGATATAACCTGTAATTACATCCCCACTGGATGCCtcgtttttaatttgttttagtaaTGTTGTATTGTCACGATGTTGCACACAGCATCACAGtttgttaaggggcgtaacatttctgtcacatgcttgaggtattcagctaATCACAAAACACTGGATAGCCGACCAGTCAGCATACgcctcacttttcagaatgatgagctttgtaaaaaaaaaaaaaaaaacacgtttcaaaaaggcggggcatagaggagcaacaataatgtatacagtatgtggaaaaatatatatatttttttttaacctctaACGCATATaacgcataaacacattgcattacaccaaatacacaacataatgttctttttagaaatgtttagatatgacccctttaaaacaaaactaatgtaaattaGGTCAATTTCAGAGAGCCTGtactctctctttccctccctccgTCCCTCATGCTCTTTTTTTCTGCCCCCTCCTTTACATCTCAAATGAGCATATAAAATACTCAGTTGTACCAAAACATTTACTAATCAAATTGAAAAGGTAAGTTCACTCTTTCAACAAtgtctttaattttgtttttatatttgtcgTAGCATATGCTTATTAACATTCTAAATGTTTCTCCTTTTAACTTCAATATCAGATTAAATAAATGGGAGAAAAAAATTGGATAAAGAAGATTTGTTTTTCACCTTGATCAAGCTGATCAGCCATCCACATTTTGGAAGGAAACCAACTACAGACAACAACTACATTCAAAAGACATTATTTCAAAGAAAACGCAAACAATTTCACTTCAGTGCACCAGAACAATGAACTCTTCTGTGCAACTCTATAATCTTCAAGAAAGATATGCAGATGCTTTTGCAAAAAATTTTACCATCGTTTCTCTTGCGGTCATAATTGTCTCCATCAATGGAATATTTGTGTACATATTCTTTAGGAGTTCAATTTTCTACAGTGATCCAAGATACATACTATATATACACTTGGTTATCAATGATATGCTCATGGTTTGTTTATCTGTAACTCTTTTTGTGATGAGTTTTGCATGGCAAAATGTGCCAATACCGTTCTGTGTCACCCTGCTAATAGTAGCTGCAACTGCTCATAAGAACACTCCTCTGACTTTGGCTGGTATGGCTGTTGAGCGTTACATTGCCATCTGCAAACCACTGCATCACCATCAGATCTGCACAGTGCGCAGGACATACATACTCATCTCTCTGATTTGGGGTGTAGGAGTCATACCTGGATTGACTGATTTGATTCTCCTTTCAATTGTTCGTCCTTTATCTGTTTTTACAACAACTGCTTCTTGTAGTGCACCAATTCTGTATTCCACACAATATCATGAAATACACACCAGATTTATGAATGGCCTTTACTCATCTGTTGTGTGGTTAATTCTTGTATTCACATATTGTCAAGTGCTGGTTGCAGCCAGAAGGGCCTCCACTGATAAATCCTCAGCAAAAAAGGCTCAAAGCACAATCCTGTTACATGGAGCACAGCTTTTGCTCTGTATGATGTCCTACATTACTGCTATCATAGACAAGACGTTTGTCCCACTTATACCAGCTGATCGGGCAAGACTAAcctttttaaattatcttttaacAAATATAATTCCACGACTGCTTACTCCCCTGATTTATGGTGTTCGTGATAAActtttttacaaacaaatgaaGGGGCTTTTTACATGCAGAATATTCCTTGTAAAAGTTGAAACAATCAATGAGAAAAAAAGGTCAACACATTAGGTGTTTCATAAAAACATGTCATTAGTggctatgtaaaataaaaaaagcatgcagAATTCTTCATGTACcagataaatgttttatatgtttgcaACACTGATGTAAAGGTTCAATTAAATCAAATGTACTGCAACATGATCATGCcataaattaagtgttttttagtTGTCaattattattgtgaaaaatttaacattaaaagttttctatGATTTAGTATAACATAATGGATCCATGTGCAGGTCTTGAAAAATAAGGAAGTGTAAGTGTTTAAATTCAAACCTGCAGCATACAGTCAGACCATAATTAACTGTACACTGCTGCAACAACTCAAAACTCCTCTACATTTGTTTTACCAAAATGTTTCAGCTAAGCTGTGTACAGTGTAAACAGTGCAAAGATATGTTatacaaagtaaaattaaaataatgcttgaAGAGCAAATAAAAttatcaaaaagaaagaaagaaaaaaaagagaaatgaaatACTGGTGACAAATAAAGGGTAgagctttttaaaaacattgccAAGGGTACTCACCACAAACAGTATGGTTTAGGGCCAGATAGCTTTGTATTTCATTTGTTGCATTTAAGTTTCCCTAGGTGATccaattaatttgatttattaaatatatatctacTCCTGATAATGGTATGGTTTTCGgtattctaattttatttaaattattaatatttaagtatttttaccACTCCTTTTTTCTGATTCAGTGCAGTGTTGGATTCAGTCTGCTTCAGATGTAAACAATTACATAACAGATAACGtctcctcgagggaacgagacgctgcatcggataacgctttggggaacgccttcATCATGACGTCTAtgaatcacatgtgtaatcagtccaatggatgggcgagaccTCATAGGTGGGTGACGTcagagctctggattggagaacggtctCAACAActtcggttgagagaccggaagctgtGAGTTGTGCATCTTCAGAGACCACACCTACAGCCTCCAAGCTCCATGCAGGGGCATACCCTCCGCTTGCAAGAGCAACAGCAACAGCAGCCAGACTCTGTCCTGGTGCACTCTCTCCAGATCTCCCAGGAGCAGAGCGATCTTgggaaaaatgtacaaatgaagCCTCAGCCATGGTGTGAAGCCGCCATTTCCCTGGCCTCTGCCCGTGCCTCGACGGGATGTCTGCTCCAATATTAAGCTGCCCAGGAATATGGACTGCTCTcagtgagaggagtttgccctggtaCCACACTAGTTTGTATAAATGGCACGAGCACAGGCTCATTGGTGGTTTATGTTACAGACCACTGCTATGTTGTAGGTTATTGAGGGTGGAggagagtgctgttcattaactcccccaactacctacaactcctgccagcacagagactcgaacctgcaaacTTCAggttacaggtccaactctctaaccattaggccacagctgccccaagTGCATTCAAAAAACGCAGATctaaaaaaggacacaacacctcatccttcctcggaacagtgaaTTACCTGCTGTAGGAACCGAACTCTGCAGCccgaggagggaccacctcgatggcctccatcctcagagagagtctacttctgttccattaccagagcctgcctGGGGCCCACCAGAGTGGGAGAGTCCCCGTGAATTGAGGCAGAGGAGAaccgaactggattctgtggcctctcactacagtgtgcaggaccctttgatacacatttggcagtagtttccacgctgccaAAAAGTCTAccaagggaatcagtctctcaggactgatctctggtgtcatCAGAGCAGTTAGCTCAGTGCCCTGAAGTGGCGCACCAGCAGGAGATGGCtgaactagctgctctggaaacctcccaggaggtcgcgagCCTTTTAGCACCGATActtttccgggcggtaactgagagaagcattTGCCGGAGTCCAACGCACCCTGGAACACCAGCAGGGTTGGCAAattgatctcctgagggcactgaggagagacatgCACCGTGTAATGCTGTGTATaccctccgaggtcctgagccaCAGGACTCTCATAGCTGAATTCTCCTAAAATATGAGGGCCCTCAGACCTGCTCGGGGCCGGACCCCATGAAGCACACTTGACAAGGGCTCCCACACCACCATGTaacctcctaagggaaccagcATCGCAAGACTGGCCTCTGGTGACCTGAAGCAGCAGACCGGCAGGGGACAATAGtgctagctgctctagagacctccgtagaggtagcgagcctcttaGCACTGCTAcatttccgggcggtaactgagagaagcactCGCCGGAGACCACTGTGCCCTGGAActccggcagggttggcagatcgatctcctgagggcactgaggagagacggccaccgtgtaatgcggtgtacaatgctcttccccagagggagctggccctcaaaaagTCCTAGGCCTTAGATGTCAGGACATTATGATGAAGCCTATCCAGCGAAAACGATGGTCCACAGAACCGCTTTCCACTAGTAACCTTTGGCCTGGGAGCACAACTCTGACTCTAGCGTGTGCGTAGTACAAAAAGTGACACCCCCGGCACGAGGGATTCATGGTAGGGTTGGGACTGTTctgcccagcagcccctgaccgccttaacctcctcagaggaagagaggtaaACGTGTTCTTACATGAGAAATCACATCCCAtgagcccctgtacatctaatttcac from Carassius auratus strain Wakin chromosome 6, ASM336829v1, whole genome shotgun sequence includes:
- the LOC113089013 gene encoding odorant receptor 131-2-like, which translates into the protein MDGGRTTSTLKVYVTAITAYHAPLAGQAGAAPPGFDDVLTICALFTCPACQFRGACERLVSSQTLSSTMIQNSTQDRYMEGVIISFIFVLFGIIINSINGVLVFTFIRSSVFYSDPRYILYIHLVINDSLMVFFSVTLSVMSYAWPRVPFPFCVTLLIVAATTYNNTPLTLAGMAVERYIAICKPLHHHQICTVRRTYILISLIWCVSVLPGLIDLIIIVIFRTLSVFNTNTFCSSTSVYNTPYSEELSKVKNSLYLSVVWVILVFTYCQVLIAARRASADKSSAKKAQSTILLHGAQLLLCMLSYITGIIDKIFAQLSLDDLKKVTIPNYFITNLLPRLLTPLIYGVRDKLFYNQMKRLFACKLLIVKVNSTKQ
- the LOC113089021 gene encoding odorant receptor 131-2-like; amino-acid sequence: MNSSVQLYNLQERYADAFAKNFTIVSLAVIIVSINGIFVYIFFRSSIFYSDPRYILYIHLVINDMLMVCLSVTLFVMSFAWQNVPIPFCVTLLIVAATAHKNTPLTLAGMAVERYIAICKPLHHHQICTVRRTYILISLIWGVGVIPGLTDLILLSIVRPLSVFTTTASCSAPILYSTQYHEIHTRFMNGLYSSVVWLILVFTYCQVLVAARRASTDKSSAKKAQSTILLHGAQLLLCMMSYITAIIDKTFVPLIPADRARLTFLNYLLTNIIPRLLTPLIYGVRDKLFYKQMKGLFTCRIFLVKVETINEKKRSTH